A genomic region of Corticium candelabrum chromosome 6, ooCorCand1.1, whole genome shotgun sequence contains the following coding sequences:
- the LOC134181408 gene encoding synaptotagmin-10-like isoform X1 — protein MGCGASNSLPYASPSPFLGNKQRVQNKKKTPKDEALGNLVLLETLFKQLDSSGCIIRTTGTCGEIQLALRYYDDRELLIVKLIQCKGLEVKDVRSNSSDPYVCFAVLPAPGMDNQQRSRTVMKSLNPLYNEMFTFSVSNGRLPQSQLHCSVWDYDRITTDDFIGQVCLNLCEVDWTDREPHWYDLTDKVICSLFGYVDVTVEFNLPHFLLVTVHCIRDLHIVETAAPSSLKPYVVCSVTGLNQTHRTPAYEVSNCIVVDESFEFSMAKEELLGRYVVVSVSDAQNISKSQWQGQCVIALSEVVPHEPVKDSYELGTPREYHDIHMTSAQQSALANEFQQALVAHAAFRQPSWLFEKKKSRRKDKGNRMLAVTSKRGGQQSALTAALTLQNGQVDSI, from the exons GGTAATCTAGTGCTTTTGGAGACTCTTTTCAAGCAGCTGGACTCTAGTGGCTGTATAATTCGGACCACAGGAACGTGTGGAGAAATTCAGCTAGCACTGCGTTACTATGACGACAGAGAGTTGCTGATTGTGAAACTAATTCAATGTAAAGGATTGGAAGTCAAAGATGTGAGGTCCAACAGCTCAGACCC ttATGTTTGCTTTGCTGTCCTACCAGCTCCTGGAATGGATAATCAGCAGCGGAGTCGGACTGTTATGAAAAGCCTCAATCCTTTATACAATGAAATGTTCACATTTTCAGTAAGCAATGGTCGCCTACCTCAATCACAATTGCACTGCAGTGTGTGGGACTATGATCGTATCACTACTGATGACTTTATTGGACAAGTCTGTCTCAACCTTTGTGAAGTTGATTGGACTGACCGTGAACCACATTGGTATGATCTTACTGACAAG GTTATCTGTTCTCTGTTTGGATATGTTGATGTGACAGTGGAGTTCAATTTGCCACATTTTCTATTGGTGACTGTGCATTGCATCAGAGATTTACACATTGTGGAGACTGCAGCACCGTCCTCTCTTAAACCATATGTTGTTTGCTCTGTTACTGGACTAAATCAAACACACAGGACACCA GCGTATGAAGTGAGTAACTGTATTGTTGTTGATGAGTCATTCGAATTCTCAATGGCAAAGGAAGAACTACTTGGGAG ATATGTTGTTGTGAGTGTTTCTGACGcgcaaaatatttcaaaaagcCAGTGGCAAGGACAGTGTGTTATTGCACTTTCCGAGGTTGTTCCTCATGAACCTGTCAAAGACTCGTACGAGTTGGGAACACCA AGAGAATATCATGATATTCATATGACATCAGCTCAACAGTCTGCTCTTGCCAACGAGTTCCAGCAAGCTCTAGTAGCCCATGCTGCCTTTCGCCAACCGTCTTGGTTGTTTGAGAAGAAAAAATCACGCCGCAAAGACAAAGGAAACAGGATGCTAGCAGTCACATCTAAACGAGGTGGACAGCAGAGTGCACTAACAGCAGCACTCACATTGCAAAACGGGCAAGTGGACAGCATATAG
- the LOC134181408 gene encoding synaptotagmin-3-like isoform X2: protein MKHYYVCFAVLPAPGMDNQQRSRTVMKSLNPLYNEMFTFSVSNGRLPQSQLHCSVWDYDRITTDDFIGQVCLNLCEVDWTDREPHWYDLTDKVICSLFGYVDVTVEFNLPHFLLVTVHCIRDLHIVETAAPSSLKPYVVCSVTGLNQTHRTPAYEVSNCIVVDESFEFSMAKEELLGRYVVVSVSDAQNISKSQWQGQCVIALSEVVPHEPVKDSYELGTPREYHDIHMTSAQQSALANEFQQALVAHAAFRQPSWLFEKKKSRRKDKGNRMLAVTSKRGGQQSALTAALTLQNGQVDSI from the exons ttATGTTTGCTTTGCTGTCCTACCAGCTCCTGGAATGGATAATCAGCAGCGGAGTCGGACTGTTATGAAAAGCCTCAATCCTTTATACAATGAAATGTTCACATTTTCAGTAAGCAATGGTCGCCTACCTCAATCACAATTGCACTGCAGTGTGTGGGACTATGATCGTATCACTACTGATGACTTTATTGGACAAGTCTGTCTCAACCTTTGTGAAGTTGATTGGACTGACCGTGAACCACATTGGTATGATCTTACTGACAAG GTTATCTGTTCTCTGTTTGGATATGTTGATGTGACAGTGGAGTTCAATTTGCCACATTTTCTATTGGTGACTGTGCATTGCATCAGAGATTTACACATTGTGGAGACTGCAGCACCGTCCTCTCTTAAACCATATGTTGTTTGCTCTGTTACTGGACTAAATCAAACACACAGGACACCA GCGTATGAAGTGAGTAACTGTATTGTTGTTGATGAGTCATTCGAATTCTCAATGGCAAAGGAAGAACTACTTGGGAG ATATGTTGTTGTGAGTGTTTCTGACGcgcaaaatatttcaaaaagcCAGTGGCAAGGACAGTGTGTTATTGCACTTTCCGAGGTTGTTCCTCATGAACCTGTCAAAGACTCGTACGAGTTGGGAACACCA AGAGAATATCATGATATTCATATGACATCAGCTCAACAGTCTGCTCTTGCCAACGAGTTCCAGCAAGCTCTAGTAGCCCATGCTGCCTTTCGCCAACCGTCTTGGTTGTTTGAGAAGAAAAAATCACGCCGCAAAGACAAAGGAAACAGGATGCTAGCAGTCACATCTAAACGAGGTGGACAGCAGAGTGCACTAACAGCAGCACTCACATTGCAAAACGGGCAAGTGGACAGCATATAG
- the LOC134181613 gene encoding protein Tob1-like: MLQEIDKAIVFLSSYLYNKLPRRRVDQLVEFLRIEMKAAFRLHWHPQNPELGTAYRCLKFDESVDPMVARCARKSGIPENEILASLPTDLHVWVDPGLVSYRTGETETVHYLFPDQKVEYTERPIPRSAESSQLYHDLLSRFTTNFSLSVNKSMANSEGNKVFRHSNAEEQTVLEMLWSRRRMAGLSRNELRLGSVCMLRYRDTNSDFYLMDKSASAYNHFS; this comes from the exons atgttgcaagaaattgACAAAGCGATAGTTTTTCTTTCCAGTTATTTGTACAATAAGCTTCCTCGCAGAAGAGTTGACCAGCTGGTAGAGTTCTTGAGGATTGAGATGAAGGCTGCTTTTCGGCTTCACTGGCACCCTCAAAATCCTGAATTGGGTACAGCATACCGATGTCTGAAATTCGACGAGTCAGTCGATCCCATGGTCGCGCGTTGCGCTAGAAAGAGTGGCATTCCAGAAAACGAAATTCTAGCCAGCTTGCCAACCGATCTTCACGTGTGGGTCGATCCAGGACTTGTCAGTTACCGTACCGGTGAGACGGAAACGGTTCATTACCTCTTTCCTGATCAAAAAGTCGAGTACACAGAGCGACCTATTCCCAGGTCTGCGGAGTCTAGTCAACTTTACCACGACCTCTTGTCTCGTTTCACGACGAACTTCAGCCTTTCGGTTAATAAATCGATGGCCAATAGCGAAGGAAACAAGGTTTTTCGGCACAGCAACGCAGAAGAGCAGACGGTGCTAGAGATGTTATGGTCACGCCGTAGAATGGCTGGTTTATCTCGTAATGAACTCAGATTGGGATCTGTGTGCATGCTGAGATACAGAG ATACGAATAGCGACTTCTACTTGATGGATAAATCTGCATCTGCTTACAACCACTTCTCGTAG